The nucleotide window CCTGGCTCGTCACGATGATTGTCGGGCAGGCCCAGGATGTGGTCGCACACCTGGTACAGAGTCCCGCCTTGACTAAGCTGCAGTCGCTGACGATTGCCGGCTACGCGGTCGGGCCGGAGCTGGCCAAGATGGGTGAGACGGTGATCGGAGGGATCGGGCGAGGCGCGTTCGCCGCGGTCGGGACCGTGACACTGATGGGTTTCAATCTCGCCATTGCCTTCTTTGTGCTGTACTTCATGCTGGTCACCGAGGGGAAGGCCTGGCTGGCCATTCGCCCCTATATCCCGTTCACCGCAGCAAGCGCCGAGCTGCTACGCGAGCGCTTCCGGGCCGTCACGATTTCCACGGTCATCGGCACCGGGGTGACGGCCAGCATCCAGGGGGTCCTCGTTGGTCTTGCCTTTGCGATCACCGGGCTGCCCAACGCGGCGTTCTGGGGTGTCGTGACCGTGGTCTTCGCCATTCTTCCGGTGGTGGGCAGTGGAATGGTCTGGATCCCCGGGGCATTTGCGCTCTATCTCGAAGGGTCAAATCTGTCGGCTATCGGCATGGTCTTGTTCGGCGCGCTGGTGGTCGGAAACATCGACAATGTCATCCGTCCGATCGTCTTTCGACGCTGGGCCCAGACTCATCCGCTCATTACCATCCTCGGTGCGTTTGCCGGGGTGCGGTACCTTGGCTTGCTCGGCCTGTTGATCGGACCGCTTGCGCTCTCGTACTTCTTTGAGCTCGTCCGGATGTACAACGAGGAGTACGTGAGCCTCAGCGGCGACTCGTCCGCGCCGCCATCGACCCCCGCTTGACCGAATCGGAGCGGCCCTCGACCGCCCGCCTCATCCTGGCGTGGGCGGCGGTCTACCTGATCTGGGGGTCCACCTATCTCGGGATTCGATTCGCCATCGAATCGATCCCTCCCTTCCTCATGGCGGGCTCCCGCCACCTCCTGGCTGGCCTGCTGCTCTTTGGTTGGAGCCGGCTGCGGCAGCGGGCGCCGAGGCCGGGCCGCCAGGACTGGGTCCGCGCCGCCGGGCTTGGCCTCCTCATGCTGGTGACGGCCAACGGGGCCACCACCTGGGCCGAGCAACTCGTCCCGAGCGGCCTGACGGCGTTGATTGTCTGCACGTCGGCACTCTGGCTCGTCCTGCTCAACTGGCTCTGGCTGGGTGCCGTTCGCCCGGGCGCCCGCACGGTCGTCGGGCTGGTCGCGGGATTTGGTGGTGTGGCCCTGCTGGTGGTTCCCGGAAACTTCGCAGGCAGTGAGCACGTGAGCCTGCTGGGGG belongs to Gemmatimonadales bacterium and includes:
- a CDS encoding EamA family transporter, with protein sequence MTESERPSTARLILAWAAVYLIWGSTYLGIRFAIESIPPFLMAGSRHLLAGLLLFGWSRLRQRAPRPGRQDWVRAAGLGLLMLVTANGATTWAEQLVPSGLTALIVCTSALWLVLLNWLWLGAVRPGARTVVGLVAGFGGVALLVVPGNFAGSEHVSLLGALVLTGAALSWSVGSIYAIKLPRPGYPTLFVSQQMIVAGVVLLVIAALTGEFNGFAPSAISSTSASAYLYLAVFGSLISYSAYFWLIRHTTPDRLATISYVNPLVAVILGWALAGEALSLRILLAAAIILCAVGLITSTRMQPRS
- a CDS encoding AI-2E family transporter, which produces MIDVSTRQGRAAILILLLGIGILVALAPFLSGLLAAPVFYVMFHPMYGWFTRRLKAPLAGGLTVTVAVLLIIVPGSWLVTMIVGQAQDVVAHLVQSPALTKLQSLTIAGYAVGPELAKMGETVIGGIGRGAFAAVGTVTLMGFNLAIAFFVLYFMLVTEGKAWLAIRPYIPFTAASAELLRERFRAVTISTVIGTGVTASIQGVLVGLAFAITGLPNAAFWGVVTVVFAILPVVGSGMVWIPGAFALYLEGSNLSAIGMVLFGALVVGNIDNVIRPIVFRRWAQTHPLITILGAFAGVRYLGLLGLLIGPLALSYFFELVRMYNEEYVSLSGDSSAPPSTPA